One Aquarana catesbeiana isolate 2022-GZ linkage group LG04, ASM4218655v1, whole genome shotgun sequence genomic region harbors:
- the LOC141141580 gene encoding uncharacterized protein: MANREELVQFYFRLGFNNKEILAVLASHNIVISYRTLKRICSKFSLYRKKNFSNLPEVFSFLQAEIFKSGQMQGYRWLHLRALQKGFVVTQKTIRQMVKYLDPEGVQLRTARRLHRRRYHTEGPNAVWHVDSYDKLKPYGIAINGCIDGYSRYIVWMEAFTTNSNPKIVANYFIDAVSMIGGCPERIRADLGTENGHMEQMQKFLRRSHSDNWAAEKSFLYGRSTANQRIERWWGVLRKQNVQFWINLLRNIQNDGYFTGDFIDKNLIQFCFLNIIQAELDEVVYIWNSHNMRKCKRQDSSGGRPILLYLYPETRGTVNRIMPVDADEVAICKEECLPKGRYSCDETVFELCCLIMEENSWNAPEDPYSAVDLYLQLRNNILQNL, from the exons ATGGCAAATAGAGAAGAACTTGTTCAATTCTATTTTAGACTTGGATTTAATAATAAGGAAATACTTGCAGTTTTAGCCAGTCATAACATAGTTATTAGTTATCGAACACTGAAGAGAATCTGCAGCAAATTTAGTCTTTACAGAAAGAAGAACTTTTCCAACTTGCCTGAAGTTTTTAGCTTTCTACAAGCTGAAATTTTCAAATCTGGGCAAATGCAGGGATATAGATGGCTACATCTAAGGGCACTTCAAAAAGGATTTGTTGTTACACAGAAAACGATAAGGCAAATGGTAAAATACCTTGACCCAGAAGGAGTTCAATTAAGAACAGCTCGACGCTTGCATAGACGGCGCTACCATACTGAAGGTCCAAATGCAGTTTGGCATGTAGATTCTTATGACAAATTAAAACCCTATGGCATTGCAATTAATGGCTGCATTGATGGTTACAGTCGTTATATTGTATGGATGGAAGCCTTTACTACTAATAGCAACCCCAAAATAGTTGCTAATTATTTTATTGATGCTGTATCTATGATTGGAGGTTGCCCAGAAAGGATACGTGCTGATCTTGGCACAGAGAATGGACATATGGAACAAATGCAGAAATTTCTAAGGCGCTCACACTCAGACAATTGGGCTGCAGAGAAAAGTTTTTTGTATGGAAGAAGTACAGCAAATCAAAGAATTGAAAGATGGTGGGGTGTACTGAGGAAACAGAATGTGCAGTTCTGGATTAACCTTTTAAGAAATATTCAGAATGATGGCTATTTTACTGGAGACTTTATCGATAAAAACCTCATCCAGTTTTGCTTCTTAAACATCATACAG GCTGAACTTGATGAAGTTGTATACATTTGGAATTCTCACAATATGCGAAAATGCAAAAGACAGGACAGCTCAGGTGGAAGGCCCATTTTACTATATCTGTATCCAGAAACTCGTGGCACAGTGAATAGAATAATGCCTGTTGATGCAGATGAAGTAGCCATATGCAAGGAGGAATGCCTCCCAAAAGGTCGATACTCATGTGATGAAACTGTTTTTGAGTTGTGTTGTCTCATTATGGAAGAGAATTCCTGGAATGCACCAGAAGACCCATATTCAGCTGTTGATCTATACCTTCAGTTGAGGAATAACATTCTTCAAAACCTTTGA